Sequence from the Ascaphus truei isolate aAscTru1 chromosome 3, aAscTru1.hap1, whole genome shotgun sequence genome:
cacgtgagcggttcgcccaatgaggacggaAACCGCACCCATTTCACGCGGATGATGTCACAGTCTTCACATGCCTCTGCGCGGCGAAGGCCTTAGCCTTATGCTGTGTAATCACAGGAGGACTCACTGGAATGGTGCAGCGTCCAAACTTCAATCCATGGGTTCTGGTGTACTGCGTGTGCAATCTGATTGAGATAGAACTACAGTAGATAATATGAGATGAAAAAAAGCACAGCTCTACAAAAATGGTTACTGGAGAATAAAAAATGGTTACTGgagaataaaaaaatgtatttattggatCACATTAAAAACGGAGGCATGGAGCTCGCCACCGTCGCGTTTTAATCCCGAAGGCGCTTTATCAAGGTTTTGATAAAGCGCTACGGCGTGAAACATGTTGGTGGCGGGCTGCATGCCCCCGTTTTTAATGTGATCCAATAAATTTAATTTCTTGTCCACTAGCCAGGCTGGAAGGTTAAAATGGCTCGTGCCTCAGGGGTGGAcaattccagtcttcaagggGCCACCTAATGGTCCGGTTTTAATAATATCCCTgcgtcggcacaggtggctcagtcatagtcagccacttgtgctgaagtggggatatcctaaaaacctgacttgttggtggcccttgaggactggagtagctcACCCCTGCTCTCGCATCAGGGCTTGCTATGGTGGTCAGTTGAAAAGCTGCCATCATCACTTTTTATATGTAAGCTGTAAATTGACCCACATTCCTTTTGTTGCAGAGGATGAGCAGATTTTTTTGTAGACTGATATGTATAGTTGTCTTTGTTTTGTGTAGAGTGAAGAGGAAATAAGAACGCTCAAAGAAAGAAAACGTAAGTAGTTTGCAAAATGTTACATTGGTCTTATGAGTACTCCACACGTTGGATGATTCAAAGTGGTAATATTGGCAGCTATACAATGTTTTAGTCAAGTCATTCAAACACCTTTTGATAAGATGGTACTGTATTTCCATTGATGTTAGTAGCTCACAATGTACACTCGTAGAACCACTCCTGTCCCATATCCATTCAACTTGTGTGAGAGAACTTTGATCCATAAATACAACCAGCAGAGAACTTGTATTTTCTATTAAACTAACAAGTGGTTGTACAGTATCAAGATTATGCCATTATTGGTCAGCGTAATACTGTTCCTGACCATTCTCTTACTTGCTTTATTATTTGACAACTGAATAAACACAAGGTTAAATTATGTAGAAATAAGAACTGGAATTATATTTTGCAATGATATCTAAAAGTGCTGTGTaaaatgtgaatacaacttgggtagcCCCCTCAGTGTTTTGAAATTTCTAAGTTATGTGATTAAATCCTACAAGAGCTGGTGGGGATCTGTTTTCATATTAATTTGTCAGAAGAacgaatacatttatttatatagctatagagacacatagacacacatatTTCACTGACCACTCATCAGTGTTGTACTTATACTTATTTTTAAAATGGATGCATAAAAATGCTTCATCTTACATTTTTGTACAGTATTTCTAATAAACCTTACTGTATGGAACTTGATAAACCACCAATTAGCTATGGCACGCCTGTTCTTTAAATGCTaacttttttttaactcttttttAGTTGATACTGCGGTACAAGAACAAGCCAACCACAAAACTAATAACAGTGACGTTCAAACACAAGAACCCGAAGAGGAACAAGTTGACGAAAACTCACATCTAACACCAGAGGAGAAGGAAAACCAAGACTATTTAAAATCCTTGTTTGAAATTTTGATCTTGATGGGGAAGCAAAACATTCCTTTGGAAGGTCACAAAGAGGAATTACCGGAAGGGATTTTTACCCCTGATAACTTCCAAGCCTTGCTTGAATACAGGATCAATTCCGGTGACGAGGTCCTAAGAAAACGTTTCGAGATGACGGCAGTGAACGTGGAATACTGTTCCAGAACGCAACAGAAACAAATGCTAGACATTTGCGAGAGCTGCATAAGGGAGGAGATGGTTCGCGAAGTACGTGAAGCTCAGTTTTTCTCCATAATCACGGATGATGCCGTCGATTTAGCTGGCGAGGAACACATGCCTGTTTTTGTTAGGTTTATCGATGAAACCAACAATCTTCGAGAAGAGTTTCTGGGATTTCTGCCATGTGAAGCTGATGCTGAAATGTTGGCAGTCAATTTTCACGCAACTATTACAGAGAAATGGGGCCTAAATATGGAATACTGTCGCGGCCAAGCTTATGTCACGTCAGGCGGGCTGTCTTCAAAAATGAAGGTTGTAGCGTCACGATTGCTAGAAAAATACCCACAAGCGGTATATACTCTCTCTTCATCATGTGCCTTGAATATATGGTTGGCAAAATCAACCCCCGTCACTGGAGTTTCTGTTCTGTTGGGTACACTGGAAGATACTTATTTGTTTTTTAAGACATTGCCACAATTGCAAATTGAGTTTGAAGATaccatctctctcctgtttcatGATAATGAGGAAAAGGGCATTGAATTTAAGGAAGCAATCCGATCTGAGTGGATAAACCGGCATGATACTTTTGAGATTATAGTGAACCTTCTTGAGTCATTCGTTCTCTCCTTGGATAAAATAGCCAGCGACACCTCTTTTAGGTGCAACACAGAGATAAGCAGCCATGCATTTGTACTCTCCAGTGCCTTGACTGATTTTGACTTCATTGTTACCGTTGTGATATTGAAAAATGCTCTCTCATTCACTAGAGCTTTTGGGAAGAATTTACAAGGCCTGACATCCGATCTCTTCTCTGCAGCCAATAGCTTGACGGCAGTGCTCCACACTTTGAATGAGGTTATGGAAAACATTGAAGTTTACCACGAGTTTTGGTTTGAAGAAGCTACAAATCTGGCCGCCAAACTTGATGTCCCAATTAAACTTCCAGGAAGATTCCGTAGAATGCAGCACGCCAATCTGCAACCTGATTTAACGTCAGAAAGTTTTTACAAAGAAGCCCTTAGCATACCAACTATTCAACATATAATTCAAGGGCTGAAGGATATACTTTCAGAACAGCACTTGAAAGCCCTTAAATGCTTATCCTTGGTTCCCTCTGTGATGGGCCAGCTGAAATTCGGTACCAGTGAAGAACGTCACACTGACCTGTACAAATCTGATCTTCCTAATCCAGATACTCTCTCTGCAGAACTTCATTGTTGGCGTGTCAAATGGAAGCACAGAAGTAAAGATGTGGAGCTTCCATCAAACATATATGAGgctctccatttgtctgacataAAGTTCTTCCCCAATGTTTATGCACTTCTGAAAATTTTGTGCATACTACCCATGATTAAAGTTGAGAACGAAAAATTTGAACTTGGCCGAAAGCGGGTGAAGGCGTACTTGGGGAATACATCCAAGGTACAGCGGTCAAATCAGCTGGCATTGTTAAACATAAGTTATGACTCAAAACATGACTTGGACTTAATGGTGGACACGTACATTAAAATGTATGCAGATAAGGTTGAACTCCAAGAAGTTGCTCCCAATCCCGAACTAGCTGAAGAAGCTTGatctttagcattctattattgCCCATTCATTTGTACTAAAATGAAAGTGTTCAGCTAGTTTATTTTGTATCTGCAATTAAGACTTAAGTCTTCAATACATGGAATCCATTTTAATATGCAATATTATAAGGAATTCTTGCATCCAGTATTTACTGTAGATTAAGTTCAATGCAGTATGTCTCCTGAATCTGTAGGTCTACATTTACACCGTTGCTTTCAATCTGGTTGTTTTTGGAAGAAACAAATCCTTACTATGAATATATACTTGGCAATAGTTGACCCTTCAGTACCAAAGCGTCCTCCCACCTCCGTAGCCATGGTCTCTAGCACTTGCGACCACGTGATTCCTCCCCTGAGAAGTCACACAGTTGCTTCTGTTAATGTAACTGGAAAGGGAAGGTCCTCACCTTCTGCTTGATACAAGGTCCGATTTTATTGCAAACGCCTCCGTAGAGCAAGCAAATCCCAATAATGTACAATATACGTCATAAAGACCCCTGTGGGGCCACCCTTCATGACGTAGGTTGTACGTCTATAAGGCACTGAAAGGGTTGGCATTATTTATAAGAAAGTATGCTTGTCTATTTTGTACATGGGAATTAATTGAAATATGCTAGGGAAAATGTGTACATAACTTTTACGAAGTGAACATGGGAGTTCGTTCATCAAACTGTCGGGACACTCACGCAACGACCAATCAAATCAATGGGTGTTTATAGTGCGACTTCAATGTATGTTTAGTCCCGACCGACACTGTCGCAGTTTAATGAGTAACCCCCATGGAGTTCATTACCTGTTGAAAAACCACTTGTTTACTAATAGTGTTTATATTCTTATAGTTTAGTCAGATAGTTACTAATATCTTAACGGTGTGATTTTTCTGTTTCTTGATTGACTGGAGTTAAATTTGCAGTGCCGGTTGCAACTAGTATAAGATGtataaaagtaattttttttttggtttgtattTTTATACTGAAATTGAGATTTTTttgtataatttaaaaaaaaataaagtatgcATTTTTGTAATAGTTGGATTATTTTATTAAGACAAAAATAAtttcttatcacattgccttgaATTCGGCATCAGATGACAAATCTTGATAGATAGGAGTGACTGTTAAAACAATTGTAAACAATGATGGGATTGTGAGGACTGTCATAAGTGTTGTCTTGAAATTGTTTAAGTAAATTAAACTATGAAATATGACCAAAGGACCATACTTGAAGTAGCTGCTGGCTCTGTATTTTATTTGACTGCTGTATATTATGTTTTacatgtttgttattttttaaatggGTGACCCACATTCTTACTAATCAATGCATCATTTTCTGCAGCATCCGTGTAACACAAATAGTGTTGACCTTACAACTTCTaaggcaggcctgcccaactcgtaaagtgagaagggccgaactgctccaaggaaaaaaaaattgggccgcacgggttaaatcatcatcatctctccgccagcacctctcatcattatcatcctcatatctcccccagaacccctcaatatcaacctttacgatactccccatctatctctcatacccccatctctccccctcacccacacaatacccccctccacatcaaacacacaatacccccctccacatcaaacccACAATACACCCTCCACATCCCCCAGCctattccatgtcagcagcccccccccaagttAGCATCCCATatcagcatccccccatgtctcttccctcaatatgacacactctcccccccctgcaactcgcatcacaccctccccctgcaactcacatcactctcccccccctgcaactcacatcactccccccctgcacctcacgtcagcagcccccgccctcacatgtcagcagcccaccccccctcacatgtcagcagcccacccccccaccagcccgtttttcacacccacccccccaccagcccgtttttcacacccaccccccaccagcccatttttcacacccacccccccaccagcccgtttttcacacccaccccccaccagcccatttttcacacccaccagcccgtttttcacacccacccccccaccagcccgtttttcacacccacccccccaccagcccgtttttctcacacacacacacacacacctctctgagatcagcacatcctctcctccccggtaataagccccgcccccggcatgctctgacctccaacccgccccccggcatcctgctattgaaaaagaaatactcacggctgccgcatcctcctcatcctcctcatcctcctcatcctcctcatgctgctgctgccccgcgCACCCCcgggccatatgttgtgcaggcctgttctaaggcctcgggcatggttagcgcttatgcgctgacccgtgcggaggcgcgctctcacttaccagtaagcccctgcagctgcaatgagagcgcctttagtaggggctcgcgcacgctttcgCAAGCGTGCGaaagcgtaggtcttatccaaattttagattttgcgctcatgggagcgcagggccggtcacgtgagagcttcgcccaatgagggcgaaccagctccgtgacgttactggcccgccccccgacatgctcccggacggcgcgctaaccaaggccagggaaagcacccgctttccctcagcctcagtgcgcctccgcacgggctgagtcaccatggactcagcctaaagctgCAAGAATGTttagacaggttttttttttttttttttaaacggaagATATTCTGGGTACGTGTGAAAAATATGGAAATGAACCaaagtgtttttttccccccttggaTTTTCAATATTGCACAATGCATATATTACAGATGTGCACATTTTGTCAGATTCTAGGTACAGACATGCAAATAAACAGAGTCTTTGCTATGCatcctttttgtttttcttaactTCTATATTTGTCATCTTAAGCATTATCCGTTTCCTAATCTACTGGTTAGAGTTGAAACTGGTGAATTGAGCAATGTTTTTCTCCCTGTTTAATATTTGTAGCataagtgttttgtttttttaaggaaAGTACTGTGTTGATGGACCACTTCTGTTGCAGAATAATTTAGATTTTTCAGACACGGGTATGATACATTAGATCAATCCATAAAGTATAATTTATCTAGTGTGCACTGATCACAAGTGGCAAAAGAAACTGTCAATTTCACAAACAATTCTCTAAGAATATATTTGATTGCCACGCGTTATGGAGCTAATGTGTATGCGGGTAACTGGCACTAATGGAGATCTG
This genomic interval carries:
- the THAP12 gene encoding 52 kDa repressor of the inhibitor of the protein kinase isoform X3, yielding MSEEEIRTLKERKLDTAVQEQANHKTNNSDVQTQEPEEEQVDENSHLTPEEKENQDYLKSLFEILILMGKQNIPLEGHKEELPEGIFTPDNFQALLEYRINSGDEVLRKRFEMTAVNVEYCSRTQQKQMLDICESCIREEMVREVREAQFFSIITDDAVDLAGEEHMPVFVRFIDETNNLREEFLGFLPCEADAEMLAVNFHATITEKWGLNMEYCRGQAYVTSGGLSSKMKVVASRLLEKYPQAVYTLSSSCALNIWLAKSTPVTGVSVLLGTLEDTYLFFKTLPQLQIEFEDTISLLFHDNEEKGIEFKEAIRSEWINRHDTFEIIVNLLESFVLSLDKIASDTSFRCNTEISSHAFVLSSALTDFDFIVTVVILKNALSFTRAFGKNLQGLTSDLFSAANSLTAVLHTLNEVMENIEVYHEFWFEEATNLAAKLDVPIKLPGRFRRMQHANLQPDLTSESFYKEALSIPTIQHIIQGLKDILSEQHLKALKCLSLVPSVMGQLKFGTSEERHTDLYKSDLPNPDTLSAELHCWRVKWKHRSKDVELPSNIYEALHLSDIKFFPNVYALLKILCILPMIKVENEKFELGRKRVKAYLGNTSKVQRSNQLALLNISYDSKHDLDLMVDTYIKMYADKVELQEVAPNPELAEEA
- the THAP12 gene encoding 52 kDa repressor of the inhibitor of the protein kinase isoform X1, with product MPNFCAAPNCTRKSTQSDLAFFRFPRDPGRCQKWVENCRRSDLEDKTPDQLNKHYRLCAQHFEDSMICRSSPYRTVLRENAIPTIFDLTSHLGNPGRRRKRIKELSEEEIRTLKERKLDTAVQEQANHKTNNSDVQTQEPEEEQVDENSHLTPEEKENQDYLKSLFEILILMGKQNIPLEGHKEELPEGIFTPDNFQALLEYRINSGDEVLRKRFEMTAVNVEYCSRTQQKQMLDICESCIREEMVREVREAQFFSIITDDAVDLAGEEHMPVFVRFIDETNNLREEFLGFLPCEADAEMLAVNFHATITEKWGLNMEYCRGQAYVTSGGLSSKMKVVASRLLEKYPQAVYTLSSSCALNIWLAKSTPVTGVSVLLGTLEDTYLFFKTLPQLQIEFEDTISLLFHDNEEKGIEFKEAIRSEWINRHDTFEIIVNLLESFVLSLDKIASDTSFRCNTEISSHAFVLSSALTDFDFIVTVVILKNALSFTRAFGKNLQGLTSDLFSAANSLTAVLHTLNEVMENIEVYHEFWFEEATNLAAKLDVPIKLPGRFRRMQHANLQPDLTSESFYKEALSIPTIQHIIQGLKDILSEQHLKALKCLSLVPSVMGQLKFGTSEERHTDLYKSDLPNPDTLSAELHCWRVKWKHRSKDVELPSNIYEALHLSDIKFFPNVYALLKILCILPMIKVENEKFELGRKRVKAYLGNTSKVQRSNQLALLNISYDSKHDLDLMVDTYIKMYADKVELQEVAPNPELAEEA
- the THAP12 gene encoding 52 kDa repressor of the inhibitor of the protein kinase isoform X2 — translated: MSEPFRTLGLESDLIPACDLNLSEEEIRTLKERKLDTAVQEQANHKTNNSDVQTQEPEEEQVDENSHLTPEEKENQDYLKSLFEILILMGKQNIPLEGHKEELPEGIFTPDNFQALLEYRINSGDEVLRKRFEMTAVNVEYCSRTQQKQMLDICESCIREEMVREVREAQFFSIITDDAVDLAGEEHMPVFVRFIDETNNLREEFLGFLPCEADAEMLAVNFHATITEKWGLNMEYCRGQAYVTSGGLSSKMKVVASRLLEKYPQAVYTLSSSCALNIWLAKSTPVTGVSVLLGTLEDTYLFFKTLPQLQIEFEDTISLLFHDNEEKGIEFKEAIRSEWINRHDTFEIIVNLLESFVLSLDKIASDTSFRCNTEISSHAFVLSSALTDFDFIVTVVILKNALSFTRAFGKNLQGLTSDLFSAANSLTAVLHTLNEVMENIEVYHEFWFEEATNLAAKLDVPIKLPGRFRRMQHANLQPDLTSESFYKEALSIPTIQHIIQGLKDILSEQHLKALKCLSLVPSVMGQLKFGTSEERHTDLYKSDLPNPDTLSAELHCWRVKWKHRSKDVELPSNIYEALHLSDIKFFPNVYALLKILCILPMIKVENEKFELGRKRVKAYLGNTSKVQRSNQLALLNISYDSKHDLDLMVDTYIKMYADKVELQEVAPNPELAEEA